The Nicotiana tomentosiformis chromosome 2, ASM39032v3, whole genome shotgun sequence genome includes the window TGTGCTGGAAAAGATTTGGTCTAGTTAATGGATGAAGATATCAAGCCAGAGAAGACGGCGCCATTAGTGATCATCATAAGGAAGAGAGTTCCCAACATAATCAATAACACAAAAGAAAGGGCTCAAGAAGGCAGATATGATGGTTCAATTTCAGAAGCCTGTTGCACAGGAAAGCTGCAGAAATGTTGCATATCCTACACTAGCGAGTTTGAAGAGATGCAAGCAAGCCCAATATATGTAAAAATGAATGCCAAGATTATACTTTTTACACGAAGAAATCTAGTTAAAATTGCAGAAGCAGCACTGCATTGAAAAATTGGAACCCGGAACGAAATGACATAGTACTACTTTTAGCATGCTCAACCAGTTGGTTTGAATGCTCATATTGCCAAAATGAAGGAGCACTAAGGTTAAGATTACCTAAATCGTAGTTTAATTCCTAAGCTACACTAGTCAATGAGCCAACAGTCAAAAATTGATCTTCCAACAAACTTTTCAAATACAAATGGAAGGTCCAGTCAACAATGCATAAATTAATGGGTTTGGACAAAACTTTCCTGAAATGTTGCGACATTACCATACCTAGAGGCATTGTTCCTCTAGCCATGGTGAGGGTAAAAGCCATTTACAGACATTCCACCGTCAACACAGATTATCTGGCCAGTGATGTACGAAGATGCAGGAAGACAAAGGAATCCCACAAGAGATGAAACCTCGGATGGCTCTCCCAGGCGCCCAAGTGGAGTCCGGTCATATACTTCTTGTAAATACTCTTTGTTACTCAGCACCTGAACATGAAAAGGGGCATCAGATATTAAGTATGTTCACACACGGTTAAAAAGTAGAAAGTTAAACATGAATTGTTGTTTGGTTGACATCCTGAGACAGAGAAAATAAACATTTGATGCAGCTACCAATTTGACAATATGAGGACGTTTCTGGCATAGATGATTGCATATGTGAGGATCAGCAAAAAGAAAACGCCAAATAAGTTGTTCCCTATCCGTTGCCCCGTCAAAGAGTCATCATTCTTGTATTTACCCTGAGCTTTATGAACTGCCCTTACATCCGATTTCCTTGCATTTGCTCTAACAAGGCTGCATTTGGCTCACACTGTATGTATGTATAAATTATAAAGTAACATTTTAAGAAAAAAGTTACATAACATATGAGTATACCACTACCACAAACGAGTAGTTGATGCATGGCACGAAATGTGCGCCATAAAGTGCACAGAGGCGCAGCTTGCAGGCTTAGGCCTGCTTGAAACCTCTTCTCGTCCTCCACAaggctgttttttttttttttctcttcttcttcctcaattttttttttctttttgcatgAAAATCAAATTTGAACAAACCCACCAGTGCTGCTCTCTAAAGCCTAGCTCAACTTCCTCTTGCCAACTCGCTGTCGCAAACTCTGCTCTAGCCACTATTAAATTACTCTCATCTCAGCAATGGGTGAGTGGCTCTTTTGAATCTGTATTGGCAGCAGCACAGTATCATTTTGTGGATTTAGAGCTATCAAATCAAAGCTTGGTGCATTCGTGGATCATTGCACCTCTCCCTTCAGCTGTCTATACCAGGACTTGACACTTGATTTTTCGGTTCAAAAGAATTGCAATAGCAAAAAATGGGCAACCAGTGATTGCAAGGCACAAGGCTATTATAGTGTGACAGCGATCATCTCTTGTCTGGTCTAGACTGCGTTGATCATAAGCATTTTCCTTCAGATACTAACGTTTCTTTTCTCCAGGATCAAAGGGAATATAGGACCAAGGCGGGCAGTGTGCTACAATACTCATATCGATGCTTAGGCAACATCAGTAAATTCCCTGTGTCTTCTAGAAGTTCAAACAATCATGGCCTCTGGCTAGTGGCCAGTGTACCCACTGACTCTATTGCTTAACAAGGTTCTATAGTCCTTTAAATAGAGCACTTGAACTTCTGAACTACCTCTTGTGCACCCCCCCAAGAACCCATTCTTTTGGTGTTCAGTATTGTTATAGCAGGAAAAAAAAAAATGCCATGTAACACTCTGTTTACGCCAATCTTAAGAATTGAAAGTCAAATACATGATACTGGTATGCTAGAAAAATTGGGATGCATGTATTTGAGACCAAAGAAAATCTCAGCCGATATCAAAAGGACACAGTTCATCAAAGACAAGAGCATCTATAATAGGATTACTGAAAAGAAGAAAGTTGGAATTTACTTGCTCCACCATGGATGTTTTGATGTACCAAGGTGCAACGGCATTACTCCTGATGTTGTCTTTAGCCCACTCACATGCCAAATATTTTGTAAGTTGATTAATTGCTCCTACAGAAAGAAGTCAAGTGGAAAAGATGGTGACATTTCACCGTCATACTCTCTATCAACCCTAATATTTTAAATAAATGGGAAGGAAGGTCTTACCTTTTGTTGCTCCTTGTACAGACATAGATTTCAATGAGACAAAACCCGAGACAGAAGAAGTGAACACAACACTTCCAGCTCCAGATACTTTCAGAAGGGGATAGGCAAGCTGAGACAGATGGAAGACAGATTCAAAATTTGTTGCAATGAGGGTGGAAAACTCTTCAGCTGTGAAATCCACCATAGCTTTGCGGATATTGGTCCCCACGTTATTTATCTACTGAGCAATGAAACAAAGCCAATTGACTTATTAGTTCATCTATTAATGCATGCAAGTGCTCCAACAAAGCTAGATGAAAATAAGTTCAAAGATATTTGCGTCAACTGTCAACAGAGATGCCAGGTCAATTATCAAGAAGAATTAGGATATCAGACAACATGTATAAGTCGAGGAGCAAAGTGATACATGATGCAATGTATCTATTACCCAACAATCATTCAAATTCCAGTCTCCTACTCTTTAGTTGTTACTTATATGCAACTGGAGAAATGCTACTTTTACCAATTATTCTTTACATGGAAATAGTTATACATAAGCTAACACAGAAAGCAGTAAATAAGAGGTAGAATTTAGGAGTGACGAGAGGAGCATAGAGAATAACAACAACCAGAGCTTCTTAATTGTCTCAAATAGATGGAAAGCTTTCCAGAAACATCATATGAAACAAGACGATTTTGTGTAAGATTGCTCGACCTGTTTTCTGATACTTCTTAAAATTGTTGACAGCGATGTTGACAAATGACAAGAGATAGAGATAACAATGGGAGGCAGAATCATCTTTATCAATCTTTTAAGACAAATTATTTCTACTCTTTCAAGATCCTTGGCAGCCTTTACTCCAATTTAATCTCCATTACCTAACTCTCCAAGCCATTGCAGACTGATATCCGATGAACGTATTGTTTATGTCTATCCCTGCTCTAATTTTTCAGCTTAAGAAAGATAAATCCTTCAGTTCCAATTGGATCTACTTTCTCTTTTCATTCTTTTCTGGTAATACATTACAGCTTTGGTAATAGCTTTGTAGATTTTGCCTTTCATTGCAATGTGCCATTTGCCAATTGCTGATTAACTGCGGAATGAAGGTTATAACAATGTTGCCACATACAAATATCATTGAGATGTAATGCTACTAATAAGAGCTTAAGTGAATGAGATACCTACAAGAATATTGAGCCTCCCGTCGAATGTAGAAGAAACAACCTCCATTAACTTCTGGCGATCAACTTGAGAAGACACATCACATAAGGAGCCAGACACTGCAAAGCCCTCATCTTTCCAGCTCCTCAAACATGTCCCGAGCTCATCTTCATTCCGTGCACACGTATGCACAGTAGCTCCTAGTCCACACAATTCCTCCACAATTGCATGCCTAATTGTACAACAATTCACATCGACAGACGACAAATACTCAATTTAAATATGAGTAATCAAGAAAACAACATACAAATTACTGGACTGTACATGTGACAGTGGCTGTATTAGTTTCCGTCAAGATCAAAGAACCTAGTTTTTGGCTTGAAATTGTACATCTCAAGTGCttaattttcttgaaaaacataatctatatatttaaaaACTACACATAAACTAATATTAATCGAAATTTTTACAGTAAAATCATAATTAGGTTTGTGACTATGCAAATGTGCCAATGGCTACATTTGTTATTTCCACAAAGGATACTGTTTACAAGATCATATGCAAAACCACTCTAAATCAAATTTCTTatactaattttttttaacaacttgtacccttaggggtcgtttggttcggAAAAGGATATCCAAGGATTATAATACTAGGATTATAATCCCACGATCTATATGGGATAGATAATACCAAGCTTTTGGTATACCCATTTTAGCTAATACCAATAACCAAACATGGTAAACATAATCCCAAATTTTATATTGGGATCACTATCCTAATCCCggtaaccaaacgaccccttacaGTGTAAAAAGATTTTATAACACTTATAAGTAATTAAAGTTAACTACCCATAGTAGGTGGAATTAGTAACAAAAAAATTAAGGCAGTTAACATTCTACAGCATGACATTGCAGTTCATTTACACTGTTCGTGAATATAAGATAAATCCTTTAAGAAATTAAAGTCAACTAAAAACTGGTTGACTCCGGAATATTCATAGTGTCATATACAACGAAACAAAACACAAATCAAGAACTAGAAAATGAAAAGGGGTAGGTGAAAAAAATACCCAATGCCTCTAGTGCCACCAGTTACAAGGGCATTCATGCCATTAAGGGACCATCTATTCACTTTGCCATTACACTTAGTAGCAGTGGCACTAGTTTTGAATCTGCAATTCCTCCATGGTTTTATTATACAGTTTctgggttttggaagttgaaggttGAGCTTGACAGAAGCAACTACAGTGTGTGAAACGAAGAGGGGTTCCGACATTTCTTTTTTCCCAATTTCTGCTTGTTGTCTTGTTTTACAATGTTATGCTAAATTCTTTTGATAGAAAACAGAAATAGAGAGAAATGATGGCTTCAGGGATTTGGATTCTTGATATAAAGAAGGGATTTGCACAAATGGCCTTCTTTGAGGCCACTAGTTAAATTTTTTCCCCATTACCTAAGGGGAATATGGTTTTGTTGCTGAAAAACCAGCCACCAACAGTTTAAACTATAAATAGCCTATAGATATAGACAGtgaataattaatatataatttatatatatccacttgaaaaataaatagtgaatctattggctatttgtgtaaatatTACTAGAAAAAACCACCCAATTGCTGCTACTATTGGTATAGCCAATCCAAAATCAACTTCCTGCAGATTCTTGTCTCATTTTCAGTTCAACAACACTAGAAAAAATAAGAAGACCATCTTTCTGCTTGGGTTAAAAGAAAATGGTTTGAAACATCAATGAAATGTATTCCACAGAGGTTCCTGGATTAGTCATACAATTTTAATTTCTATATATACCacgagaagagagagagagagaaaatctGGTGGTAACTGGTAAGGTTTTGAAGGGGTGGCTAAAGTCGCACAATTCTTTTTAATTTGTGATCATGTTTCAAATAACAGCATTAGAAGCGGCTATTTGTGTAAATGGTCCCCTATAATAGACAACTTCCTAATCCTTCATCTAGCTTCCTCCGCTGGtcaaaatagcacgggctagccagttttcggactggtcattcaaaaataatCATCATTTgccaagtcattgaaaaatagtcattattttgctgcaacagagaccggtccagtataatatactggagttccagtatactttgttggaactccagtataatatactggaactccagtatattatgctggagtatttttccggattttgaacagtgttttcgttcaatttatctttacatgaaaagtggctaaatttcgatgacTTTTGAAACTATGGCTATTTTTGAACGACCACTCGTAAAtctagctatttttgaatttctccctccTCCGCTGCCTTCATATTGGTTTGAACTTGAAGTCCAGTTTCAATAGTTTGAACTTCAAAGCAGTAACCTGAAGTTCGAAGTAGAAATGACACCAGTTAGTCATTCTAAAGGACTGCTATTTAAGAATTAGTCAGTGtgtcctgaattttagtttttccgTTTAAATTTTTGGGACAAAAATCCTAAATT containing:
- the LOC104095639 gene encoding tropinone reductase homolog At5g06060, giving the protein MSEPLFVSHTVVASVKLNLQLPKPRNCIIKPWRNCRFKTSATATKCNGKVNRWSLNGMNALVTGGTRGIGHAIVEELCGLGATVHTCARNEDELGTCLRSWKDEGFAVSGSLCDVSSQVDRQKLMEVVSSTFDGRLNILINNVGTNIRKAMVDFTAEEFSTLIATNFESVFHLSQLAYPLLKVSGAGSVVFTSSVSGFVSLKSMSVQGATKGAINQLTKYLACEWAKDNIRSNAVAPWYIKTSMVEQVLSNKEYLQEVYDRTPLGRLGEPSEVSSLVGFLCLPASSYITGQIICVDGGMSVNGFYPHHG